AAGAACATCAGCGGCGTGCTCCAGGAGCGAGCAAAATGGCTTATCTCTGAACCCAAACACGTACCCGGGCACAACCAGATGATCAGAACCGATGGACTTGCGTCTGCTCTGCACCCGTggcctcctcttcttctccacaTATCCCTTGTCTGCACTGCTGAGCGGCGACATTGCCACCTCCGGCGATCCATTTCCAGCAACTGCCACAAACGGGCTGCCTCCGCCACCACTCTCCTTTGAAACCGCACCTTCCCCGAGCAGCTCCCCCTTTCTCTCACCCTCGGAGACCTCCCAGACATGGATCACACGGTCCTCGCCGGCGCTCGCGAGGTACCGTCCAGCCAAGCTGAAGTTAATGCACCATACAGAGCCAGAGTGCGCGGCCAACTCCTGTGTCATGAACATGCCGGTGAGCTGCTTGCACGTCTTCCCATACTGCCGCACCTTGACCCTGTCGGCACTGCGCGTGCTGCTGCCGTCGAGGCTGTCGTCGGTGGCGGAGCTGAGGCGTCGTGCCTCCCTCTGAAAGGCATAAATCCATCAAGCTGTTACATTGTGAGCTTTCAAAAGTGTGTATTTTACTTGTTTTTCTGAGATAAATATATTAAACAATATTGCGAGCTAACAGAAAAGCAATGCATAGTAGAAACTGAGATCAGTCCGTAAATAAGGAGACATATCATGATTGGCTTTTTAATGGTGTTCATTTCCTGAACATATTTGTGAGATCTTATATTCAGTAGCGCAGTTTTAAAGTAAAAAATATCATAAGCACAATTCCAGATTATAAAAAAGTGTCCTAATTTGGATTAAGTTGATTTGGTTGACTTTACAAAAGGTTGGAGCATAGGTACCATTTTTAGTAAAATAACATACCTCCAAATAGTAACTATCATGCAAGTAATATCGGGTTGATTAATCACTCTGGTGCTAATGTCATTCGAGCATAATGTATCTTCAGGTTTCTAACCAACCCTTAGGGCCTAGGCAGGGTGTCATGTCAATCGCGAGCTCAGTAGCATCACAGAGAAACCTCACTCTACTAAAGCACATACTAAGGATGCTATCTAGCCGAGGTGACAGTGTTACcaattgccatggccaagcaggACATCGAACATATAAACCATCCTAGACTACCCGCTCATCTGGAGGCATCGCTGGCGCGCGTCGGTTTTGACCACCCGATCGGGTCAGCCGTCTGCTTTTTTTCACTTTTGTTCCTGATTCTGGAGAGGATGGCAGGTGGGGCTCGATAGACGTGGGGCCGCGAAGTCAACGTGAGTTTACTTCATATCCATTGAGACGTTGACCAAAGAGGCCCTACATATATATCATGTACCTTGCTCCTCAAAAATAACAACTCTGTCCTGAGGGGAAAACATTTAGGGATTTATTTATAGACTTCCATTTTCAGGTTTGAAACAATAATTAACACACAGGTGGCCATTATATCTTTCTTATTTTTACCACAAGCTATTTTACTAATTCAATTTTCAACAATAACACTAACCAGAGGTACGTACAAATGAGCTAGAAATTCCTAGAGCGACCAAAATGAATATAAACACGAGTGGAGGTAATGGTGAAAAGCTTCCATTATTTTACGTTGCCATTGTAACCTTAAAATATTGTAACTCTGTACTCATTAGTCTGAGTTCAGTTTAGTTTGTAGCTTGAGACCAATGTGCGGGTCAGAAATAGTAGGTGCATGCTTTAAGCTCCATCTATATAATTAACATTCAATTAATCTGGTAGAAAGTGCTTAAGACAAATAACCGTTGCCCTGGATCATAAGCAAAGTTGCTCTTTGTAGGTGCCTATCAAATCATAAATAAATTAAGCGTGAGATTTAGGTCATCTGAGTTAGTTAGAGGAAGGGCGAGCTTCCTCTTTCGtatatatgtttattttgatatagAATATACACACCTAAGGGTGCAAAATCTTGGTTAGAAGAAAAAAATTGATTGGCAAAAGATAGGGGAAAAAACAGAAAGCATGGCAGAAAATGGAAACCAACGAAGAAGAGGCCAAACAACCAAAATAACTATACAGCTACCTTACAACCATTACTGAACCAGTCTGGAGTGATAAGATTCACATTAGAACAGTTAGCAGTTTTCATCATCAGGGACCTCAACTCTGACTCGGTCAAATGAATTAGGTTAGCCGTGTGTTACATGTGTAATCCTTCGGTGTAAATTACTCTACATCTATACCTAATCCCTGCTTAAAGGGTCATCCACAGATCACAGCAAAGAAAATGTGTGCAGCAACTTGACAAATTTGTTTTTGCCCTTTTTTCTTGTCCATTTCGAAAATGAGAGATCCTAAATGTGTTTGCAGCTATATTATTCATAGACGAGAGAAGTCAAGGTTGCAACATATGCACAGTGTGTCCTTTGTATCCTAGCTCTGATAATGAGGCTCACAGTTGACCCGAGATTAAAGCTCAGGCTTACCGGAAAACTGCGCAAAACGACAGTGAACAGCGACCGATGTGTTTGTGCTAACAGCAGCCCGGTGCGTGCCTAATCTCCAATATTCTGATGTCCACCTTGTAGCTGCAAGTTCGTTCCATCGGTCCAGTCCACGGAGTTGTTGCTTTCAGGCTTTGCATGCCATGCAATTCCGCAAGTACAATGCTGATATCTGAAAGGGATCATTCAGCTCCGTCCCTGTTCCTTTGCACCAAAAGTTTCTGCAATCCGAGTCATGATGCAAGTCAATCTATACAATGTGCATTGGTAAAGATCAAATCAAGCAGGTGGGGTTACGGCAGCGCCACCCTCTCTTCAACTGAGACTTCGCCACAAGCCGGATGGTGGGATTACGACTGCAGGGAAGCAGAGGAAGGGAGCCAGGAAGGGGATGTCAGAAATTACCTTTGCCATGAGGAGTCACAGGTCGTCCTCGTCACCTATCCCGCCCCGCCGCAGATCTGCGTCTCCGGTGCCGATGCCTCACCACTGCCCACCCTCGTTCCTCTTTGCTGCAACACCATCGATCCACCCCTCCCTTGTCGCGGATCTCGGATGCGGAGCTGGGATGGGGGCTCCACCGTGGACTGGGAAGGGCTCCAGGAGCGAGGCGAGATGGCGAGGCGGGGAAGAGGCGGCGGCTGTCCTCCTCCGTGGGCCCCGCCTCCTCCGGAGTAGGCGAAGCGGGCGgaggggagggagagggggagcGAGAGAGGGGAGGGGATGGAGATGGAGTGGCGGCCGGTTGAGACGAGGGAACGGGGATGGAGGACGAGCGCGTCCTTCCCTCGCGTGGTGTGGTGCGCCCTAGCTGTTTTTTTTCAGGCGCAGCGCGGTGCGGTGGTTTTGCCCCCTCGCGTGGTGCGGTGCGCTCGAGCCACGGTTGTGTCTAGCGACTCCTTCATCCTTTATATGTTCAATGTTCAATGCAGTTCTCCTGCATGTTTCAAAAAAAAGGAGTTCActtaagtactccctccgttcacaaataACAGATGTTTTGAATATTTCAATATTGACTACATACAGACTAAACGAGagaacaaacacactaaaacgtATCATCTGACTCAGAAAACAAGTTAGAATATCTTATATTGTGAACAGAGGGGGTAACTAGGATGCATTTTTTTAATTAAAAGTCACACGCCATGTTACATTTTCATTGAAAAAGAAACACAGAGTAACAAGCATCGTCAGGCTCCTGGATACCTTACTAATGTACTATCTCCGTTTCAAAATAACTAAAGTTATGAGTTTGTTCTAAGTCAAATATATTTAACTTTAGCTATGCTATACAAAAATATATCAACATCTACAACACCAAAAAATATATTTAATTCATTATGAAATATATGTCATATATGTAATTTTGATATTATAGGTATTAGCACATTTTTCTATAGACTGTCAAACTTTAGAAAGTTTGACTTAGGGCAATCGTAGAGCTTCAATTATTTTGGAACGAAAGGAGTTATTGCTAAAATGTAAAGGCTATTTAGAAACGAAAGCACCATATGCTACAACTGTTTTGACAAAACATATTCATATCATTATCGTCAAAGAAGGTTGGAAAGAAACCGACAAAAGGCACTCTCTCCATCCTATAATATAAAATGTTATTACAACCAATGTACTCATATATTGATCGTAATAACATATTATATTATGAGACGTAGGAAGTACGAAACAAACAAATCAGGGTAGAAGGCGAAGGTTCCTAAAGAGTAAGGAGAAGGAAAAAAATACCACACACATTGGAAGAACTCTTGTATTTGGCCGGTCTTGAGTTTGAGTGCTCTAGGCATCAAATCCTGGTGTCGTGTTGTGTAACATTCGAACCTACTCTTGTTCCACACCATGGACCCAACCTCACACGTAAAGCAGCAATAGGTGAGGAGGTATGAAGACAGAGGCACACCACTTGTCGCTTGGTCTTCTATTTCGTTCAAGCATATCCGTCGTGGGAATCTGATTGACGTGTGACTCTTTTGAATGAGTATGCAAATTGAGTTGAACAGCAACCACTTTCGTAAGCATATTGCAACTCCTCTCCCTAGTTGAGATCCACCCCCATCTTTCCCCCCGGACACAGTTATGCCACTACTGGTCCTGATCGATAGGGTATCCATCAGCGTGGTGTTTGCTGCTGCTAAGTTTTCTCGCTGGAATTGGCTAATTCATTTGCTACGGCTAACTATTGGAGTTTTTTGTTGTTTAGTTCTTTTTTGCTAGAAACACCATTAAGTTTTGCTAAAACCGACATTTCTTTTTTTTGCTTCAACAGAGTACTGGAGCTTTTTGTTGCTTTAGATTTTTTTTGTTGAAGATGACAGCGCAAGTCGACAACAACGGCGAGCCGAAGACAGGAATGTCGGGGATGCTGGAACCATGGCGACCGCGTGCTGAAACCCGCCTGTGCTGAAGCATGGCGAGCGGAGGCAGCCGTGGCACAGCGGACGGCGAGCACGGTGGAATGGACTGCCGGCAAGCACGGGAAGCCGAGGACAAGTGTAGGCGGCCGACGAACGCGTGGGGTCCAGTATGCGTGCATGCTACTTTTTTTCGTGTTTTCTATCCGCTTTTTCGTGTATGTTTGATTTTTAAGACGTACTTTCTCTGTAAAAAATATGAAAGTGTTTAGATCACTGCTACTAATTCATCGGACGGTTAGAAAAGGATGTATCGAAACGTACGTCCAGCTTCTcacaaaaaaagaaaaggaaaggaaatTAGGGCAAAAAAAAAAACGTGCATGCAGCTGTCGGTCCAAATTTGGGCCGGCCGACCGGCGCGTAGCGGGCCTTGCATTTTGCAGGCAGGCTTAATTTCCTTGTTTCGCTCTGATGACTGAAGCGGTAAAAAGGGAAAATAAAAAGAGAACACTCTCTTCTCCGACGCCCCGAATCGAATCCCATCCCCCAAATTCCAGAATTCCGCCGCGATCCCTAGCGAGCGATGAAGAAACCTAACCCTCCCCCCTCCAAgccctccgcctccgcctccgccaaGCCCCCCGCCGGCATGGCGCCGCGCAAGtcccgctggggcccgccgcccgcgggcgccgccgccggccccgccggagaCAAGGCTGCGTCCACCTCCCGCCGCACCCCGACCCCCACCCGCTCCTCCAACGCCAGGCGGCACCCCGCTCCTACCGCCCCCGCCCCGCAAGCCCGCAACCCCGCGTCCCCGGCGGCtgccgcccgcccgccgccgcacCAGCAGCCGCGGGTGGAGACGCCTCCCCCGCCGCCCTACGGCTTCCACAACCTCGACCGCCGCACCATACACCTGGCCGACGGCACCGTGCGCACCTACTTCGCCCTGCCCCCCGACTACCCGTTCGAGCCCGCCCCCCTGCCCCAGCTCCCGCACTTCCCGCGTGCCGGCCCTGAGGCCTGGCCGCCGCAtcagccaccgccgccgcagcaGTTCCCGCCGCACGACAAGCGAAGGCACCCCGCCGACCCCGAGGAGGGCTTCTCCAGGCACCCGAAGCAGCCCCGCTTCGAGCCGCCGCCGCATCAATCGTCGCAGATGCAGCAGCCCCCGGTCGACAGGCAAGCGCTCAGGAAGGCGTTCCTCAAGTACTCCAAGATGCTTAACGAGAATCCTGCCCAGAAGCGGATCTACCTTGAAGGTGGACGCGTCCAATGTCTCCCCTGCGGCAGGTTTGGTGATCCCGCCTTGCTTGTCACTTCCTTACTAGGAAGCATTCTTGTACAGATTGTACT
This genomic window from Aegilops tauschii subsp. strangulata cultivar AL8/78 chromosome 4, Aet v6.0, whole genome shotgun sequence contains:
- the LOC109752512 gene encoding uncharacterized protein isoform X1, which produces MAKREARRLSSATDDSLDGSSTRSADRVKVRQYGKTCKQLTGMFMTQELAAHSGSVWCINFSLAGRYLASAGEDRVIHVWEVSEGERKGELLGEGAVSKESGGGGSPFVAVAGNGSPEVAMSPLSSADKGYVEKKRRPRVQSRRKSIGSDHLVVPGYVFGFRDKPFCSLLEHAADVLDLSWSKSQAQTLSDI
- the LOC109752512 gene encoding uncharacterized protein isoform X2 encodes the protein MAKREARRLSSATDDSLDGSSTRSADRVKVRQYGKTCKQLTGMFMTQELAAHSGSVWCINFSLAGRYLASAGEDRVIHVWEVSEGERKGELLGEGAVSKESGGGGSPFVAVAGNGSPEVAMSPLSSADKGYVEKKRRPRVQSRRKSIGSDHLVVPGRTTVSEAQ
- the LOC109752511 gene encoding uncharacterized protein, with translation MKKPNPPPSKPSASASAKPPAGMAPRKSRWGPPPAGAAAGPAGDKAASTSRRTPTPTRSSNARRHPAPTAPAPQARNPASPAAAARPPPHQQPRVETPPPPPYGFHNLDRRTIHLADGTVRTYFALPPDYPFEPAPLPQLPHFPRAGPEAWPPHQPPPPQQFPPHDKRRHPADPEEGFSRHPKQPRFEPPPHQSSQMQQPPVDRQALRKAFLKYSKMLNENPAQKRIYLEGGRVQCLPCGRSSKDFADVHGLVMHAYNPPNADSFVDHLGLHKALCVLKGWDYTKVPDNSKAYQSLPPDLVRANREDLIIWPPTVIIRNTTTGRKKDGRSEGLGNKEMDKKIAELGFAGGKSKSLYGKEGHLGLTLIKFANNPSGLKEAERLAEFFERQDHGRVGWSRAQATHNLDPDTNPMLVETDSRGEKKRILYGCLAISSDLDELDSDSRKRATVKSIKEFDPSD